The Labeo rohita strain BAU-BD-2019 chromosome 14, IGBB_LRoh.1.0, whole genome shotgun sequence genomic interval AGTTTGGAGACACAGTGAACCTGCGGTGCTCTGTGTTGTATGAAAACAGCACCACAGATATCAGAATGTTCTGGTTCAGATCTGATCCAGGAAAAACTGTTCCAGAAATCCTTTACACTCATAATCAGTCTAATCAGTGTGAGAGTGATTCTACACGGACCTGCACATTCAAACTGTCCAAGAACATTAGCAGCCAAATAGACACTGACACGTACTACTGCGCCGTAGTCATCTGCGGAAAGATTTTCTTTGGGAAtgggacaaaaataaatatgggTAAGTGCCTAATGATGTTCTTCTCgagctttttaatattttgtaagaaacgaaaataactttttcaggtaatactttattttaaggtgtcagGTGTTATTacattaacaattaattatgcataattacatgcaagtaaccctataAGTCAAACCCGAATCCTAACcctaaaaatataagtacatgtagttaatgaAGTGCAACCATTTTTCATCATAAATGGTTGAGTtgctaatttaaaatagttatttctGTATGTGTTCTTTGATGGAGAAAACATCTTTGTTGtataaaacagacaaaacaaagcttttcatatttgctaaatattggaaatgtttaaattttaagacttttaaatgtttaatataactgATAAATGTACATCTCTTTAACTGACACAGTACATTCACATGCACATAATGTGTTTTATGTTACTGTCCTGCAGTAAAGACAGTGGATCCTCTGGTGATTATCTTGAGTGTTTTATTGGGTATTTGTGTGGTTGTGATCACTGCTCAAGctgttttaaaccataaaaaggAAAGATGCTACAACAACAAAGGTGAGCGCTTTGATCtagtttgtctttttaaaaaacgGGGGTTTAAATGAAAATCACTCTCTTTGTgggtaatataaattatattaaattaatgtaaaacacACTTGCAAAAAATTTAAGAAATGAAATGACCTATTAAAATCTATGTGGGAATATATACCTTTTTTACTTAcctccctagtgaaaaataaatatactaaattgtATTTGAAGGCTAAGCATACTACAGATACTTAGTATACAAAAAGTCTATTTGTAAATGCTAAATtagaacaactaattttgtacttaatgtactttaattatgtagaagtagtgctgaagtccaatatatatatactgaagtatatttgattgtgttaaagtggaactattgcaagtatactttaggtacagtttaaaaatcttgcatttaaaggccgattatttaaagatcatacaatcctcatcaatagtgacattataaaacattttagagtgTTACAGCAGTGTtagaaataaagtttaattataatttttatatcatcttgagcaatatgtcagtaaacATGTTATTAGATTTGAACtatactaaataaatgtatttcaactatattatttttttcctaggactgacaaaacagtttttataaggcttccattttttttttctttcaaccaGAAAAAAGGCTACAAGACATTGAAAAAGAACATCCCTCCAATAAGGTGTGCGTCATAAActaatttcaattaattcatagtgttttatgaattttttaCAGATAACACAGCCCTGCATCTTGgaaaaaacacacaatctgctgatttgcaaaaaagatagtaatattaaaagaaaGTAATATTACCTACTTTGATGATGCCGAATTTACAACTTATAATCTGTGAAAGAGTGGAAAAGTATGTTCCAGTGCTTCAtttaatgtcaaaaaacttctaaACACAAGTTTATAAATAAGCTTCTTCACAAAATCTGTGCATTTTCTGTTGCTGCTTGgatgtggtaaaaaaaaagaaagaaaaaagaacataattCTAACCTTGAAACCTTGAGGTTAAGCataaaattgtcttaaaatcTGCTGGGAATTAAACAAATATCTTAAAACTGAAATCATGTCtttgtggcagtttttctgGTAATTAAAAGCTACTACAAGTCCTCTTCAACTTACGAATAGTTGCCAAACacaaaaatggaataaaatgcacatCATATTTTGTGAGAAAGTGTGATGTGCTAGAACAAAACATGCACTATTTTTGGAATCAGCACCCCAAAATTATTATGAAACAAGTATTGGATTTCATTtagcaaatatgatgcagggcggtgtaatttgtaatttataattcAATTTTTCACTTTTATCTTAGtccattatttaatttaatttttaaattcttaCATTCTATTCTTAAAGTGTACATTTAGTATTAAACtacatgaaatataatataaatttttttttatgttttcttatattttcttttaactcCATATTTCTGTCTGTCATGTGTTACTCTCATAGGATCATGATGCAGTGGAGTTGAGTTATGCTGCTTTGAATTTTAAGGAGGGCAAAAACAGAAGAGTGCGAAAAAAGGGGGAAACACCTCAAGACAGTGTGTACAGCCAAATCAATGACCCCAGTGAGACTGACCATAGTGTAGCTGTGTACAGAAGTGTATAGAATCTATTCGacagtaaatttaacttgtgcTACACTTGCTTTGTATATTGATTTGTGTGATTTATTTACTAGCTAACTGTGTCTTTTTGCAAATTCCACTACTGCATCTAATTTTGTAATAGAATTGTATACATAACATATTTGAATTACAACAATTGTGATTACATTTCTTTATTCCAACAACAAAATTCATTTTGCGAATCCTTTTAAATGGAACATAAAAAGTTGCCAAGGCTCATTTATTCACATTATAGATTCTACTGAGCAAACAACGTTGAATTGTCAAAGCATATACAGTTCTTATACAGTAATTGCAGAGAATATgttatattaaagaaatatggacaatttttcctctttttttgaCGAAGATGTTTCATTCTTGACTGATCTTCATTTATTGGGCATCACTGTCCCCTCAGGTTTTGGTCTTGATTAGCATCAAAAACTGGATGTATGAAcctgtttaaaataaagaaaaataaataaatccataataaataaagaaaaaagaagaagaagaaaaagagaaacaaaaatatatattggccacatttttagattttcatctGTTAAAATGAAAGCTCTTAGTCTGCTGTGATTTTAAGTGATTTTGCAGTGATTAAAAGAACTTCAAACataaatttgaaaaacaaaacaattactttACCTTAGCATCAGACATTTCAATAAGAACAGGAATGTGTCCTTCATGACACTTGCAAGAAATGGAAGAAACTGGAGATAACGCtataaaaaagatacaaaataatttagttAACAGTGATTTAGGATTGCCTTTCTAATTAATGTAAatcaacagttattttaaatggccaTTACTTGCAAATATAAGTTTTACTCTAAGCATGATCATTGAGATAAACAGTTGTATACAGTACCTATTCTTATCAAACATCATTGCTTTTTCTACTATGTTTAATGTGAGCTTTGTAAATCTGGTCAATTTATAGAAGTGCAGAAGAGCATTAAAAggatatatgtaaaaaaataatacaaaatatagcaaaacagacccttttgttttttaagcctAATGCGAAGACATATAATCCACACGGCACATATTCCAATAATGTTGCACTGAATGATGACAACTGGGAAAAGATAATCTCTCTCTGTTGGACTTAAAGCTGAAAAACAATCAGAAGAGTgcaattaatattcattttatgaCGCTTACATGCACACTGACATGCATCAAATAGATCTGATTTACTTTTCATATGAATAAACTGACAAGCTCAGTAGTACAAACACAGGCAATTCATGTCagcagttgtttttgtttaaaaatctgaaatttcacTTCagctaaaagcaaaaaaaaaaaaccccaaaaaaaaaacaagaactcACCTTTAGAGTTAAAGGATGAAAGATTCACTGCCAAAAATACTCCATTTGCAAACTCAATATCAAAGAAAATTTCCACTCCACAGTAATAGACCGCCTCGTCCCAGTGACTAATGTTAATGATACTAAGAGAAAGTGTTTTCTTCGACCTGCTGATATTGAAGCGAGTGTTCATATAGCCTTTGTGAAAAATGGGATCAGCAACAACTCCCGCCTTAACTACAGCAAATGGCTGCTGGCCCTTGATTTGCTTGTACCAAAACATGTCATACATGGtgtagttttctccaaaaaaagCACCGCAGAGTCACATTGGCACCAGGGTCAACTGTGATAACAGACTCAGGCTGATGAAAAACCTCGCAGTGAGTAAAAtctgaaacaaacaaatgcactttaaaaaaaacattcacacaaGGTTTACAAGCATACGAAAAAAGAAGCCACTgacttaaaatgcataatgatatttttcagttttaaaagtCTCTTGCTTCTGtccaaactaaaatattttggcaTGCTGAAATGTCACTTACATATATTAAGTATCACAAATGCCTGGACAATCTGGACAAACATCATTTGTAGCACCATAACAGATCTGAGACATAGTATAACACATGCATTTGCTGCTGTGAGCTTCCTGTTCCTTCTGTATCAGATCTTTTACCAGACATTGGTGATTAGTTAAGGTGTGATGGAGGTGGGTATGTGAAACCACAACTTTCCATTGAACTATGCATCTGTTGCTGTT includes:
- the nitr13 gene encoding novel immune-type receptor 13 isoform X1 produces the protein MGFVRLRYFHCNFFLPTDPTYSEVVYQPDPVMMVSVGETVTLRCFFLIDHSDPITWYKQTSGQQPQAVAMVQKLAKTPHFFNNFKPSHFSIETDTEKCHLTISNVTSSDEAVYYCGWRRYETHFAGGTYLALKDSQNNPYESKVSVLQHPESEPVQFGDTVNLRCSVLYENSTTDIRMFWFRSDPGKTVPEILYTHNQSNQCESDSTRTCTFKLSKNISSQIDTDTYYCAVVICGKIFFGNGTKINMVKTVDPLVIILSVLLGICVVVITAQAVLNHKKERCYNNKEKRLQDIEKEHPSNKDHDAVELSYAALNFKEGKNRRVRKKGETPQDSVYSQINDPSETDHSVAVYRSV
- the nitr13 gene encoding novel immune-type receptor 13 isoform X2 translates to MMMVMWVSVLLLSEMYPTYSEVVYQPDPVMMVSVGETVTLRCFFLIDHSDPITWYKQTSGQQPQAVAMVQKLAKTPHFFNNFKPSHFSIETDTEKCHLTISNVTSSDEAVYYCGWRRYETHFAGGTYLALKDSQNNPYESKVSVLQHPESEPVQFGDTVNLRCSVLYENSTTDIRMFWFRSDPGKTVPEILYTHNQSNQCESDSTRTCTFKLSKNISSQIDTDTYYCAVVICGKIFFGNGTKINMVKTVDPLVIILSVLLGICVVVITAQAVLNHKKERCYNNKEKRLQDIEKEHPSNKDHDAVELSYAALNFKEGKNRRVRKKGETPQDSVYSQINDPSETDHSVAVYRSV